The sequence CGTCGTCTACCTCCCTGGCGGTGCCGAAAACCGGGTCGAGGTGATCGGTGATGAAGAGCACATCCACATCGGTTCCTATCCGCGCGTCCGCGTCCCTCGTGTCGAACAGCTCACAGGAGTCGTTCCAGACGAGGTCGAGAACCCAAAAGATTTCAGGGTAGGCGTCGACTTCGACAACGTCCGCGACGAGTATCACGAGATTCACGACGACTCGTTTACCGAAGCGGACCACGACTCGTAGCCGTACCGATTTATGACCACAACGAGCAGCCCACTCCCCTGAGGCACCTCGTTTTTGGCACGTCCGTCCATTCGTAGATAGCACAGCGGATCACGACTATCGAGGCTCCACACGACGGTAGTCCGACATCTCGCTTTTGAAACTTGCAGAACAGTCGGATAACTTACGAAACGAATAAATAACACTGGGTCAATCTTCACCACATGCCATCACGTAGCACGGCGCATAGGAGTCGATCCCCTGCCGAACGAGCCCGTTCGAATTCGGGACCACTCGTGTGTGAACTGACTCTCCGTCTGATCGCACCAGTATGATCGCGATTCCGATCCACCGAAGCTGCGTTTCGGCGCGTCAGATGCGCGTGAACCAGTGCTTCTCTCACGGTGAACCATGTCCCTGCTTTCGATAACCGACCTGCACGTACAGTACGACGTTCCCGACGGCGTGGTCAGAGCCGTCGACGGCGTCAGCTTCGACATCGAGCCCGAGACGATCGTCGGCGTTCTCGGTGAATCCGGCTGTGGAAAGTCGACGCTTTCGAAGTCGATCGTCAGGGCCCTGCCCGACAATGGCGCGATTCGGTCCGGTGAGATTCGCTTCGACGGGCGGGATCTCTCGACGCTGAACGGTGAAGCGGTCCGTCAGGTCCGATGGGACCGAATCGCTTACGTCCCCCAGAGTGCGATGGGAAGTCTCGACCCCGTCTGTACGATCGAGGAACAACTGGTCGAGACGATCACCGCCCACCGGCCCGACACCTCGAGACGGGAGTGTCTCGACAGGGCGGGGGAAGTGCTCGACCTCGTCGGGATCAGTCCGTCGCGGCTCTCGAGTTACCCACACGAGTTGAGCGGCGGGATGCGACAGCGAGTCCTGCTGGCGATGTCGCTACTGCTCGAGCCGGACCTCATCATCGCGGACGAGCCGACGACCGGTCTCGACGTGTTGATACGTGACAAGATTTTGAACGACATCGAGATGTATCGCGACGAGTTCGGCATCTCGGTATTGATGGTCTCACACGACATCGCCGACCTCGTCGAGACGTCCGACGAGATGATCGTGATGTACGGTGGCAAGATCGTCGAACAGGGGCCAGCGAAGACGCTGTTCGACGAGGCCGTCCACCCCTACACCATGGGCCTCCGCGGCTCGCTGCCCGAACTTCACGACGACCCCGAGGACCTCATCGAGATGAAGATGGAGCCACCGGACCTGCAGTCGCCGCCGGAAGGGTGTCGGTTCGTCAACAAGTGTCCGTTCGTCACCGAGGAGTGTACCGTCGATCATCCCGGTTTCGTCGAGGCAAAGCCGGGTGTCGAATCAGCGTGTTACCGCGCCACCGAGGCGTCCGCACTTCGCGAGAAAGCGACTACGGTGAGCTGGAAAGATGACTGAGAAGACTGTACTCGAGGTGGAGGGACTGAAGAAGTACTACGGCATGGGCTCGAGCTTCCTGGGAAAGCTCCTCGGCCGACAGGAGCACCTCAGAGCCGTCGACGATGTCGACCTGGCCGTCGAGGAGGGCGAGGTCCTCGGCATCATCGGTGAGAGCGGCTCCGGGAAGTCGACGCTCGTCGAGACCATCCTTCGACTCGAGGATCCGACCGAAGGATCGATCCGCTTTGGCGACGACGAGGTAACCGCCTACTCGGGAGGTGACCTCCGGGAGATGCGCCAGCGAGCCCAGATCATCTTCCAGGACCCTTACGAGACGCTGAACCCGAAGCAGACGGTCTTTCAGGCGATTTCGGAGCCGTTGCGGAATTTCCACGACCTCCCGTACGAGGAACTCGAGGAGATCGTCGCCGAGACGCTCCACGACGTTGGCTTGCGCCCACCGGAACAGTACATCCACTCCTATCCGGAGCAACTGAGCGGCGGTGAGCGCCAGCGCGTGAGCATCGCCCGCGCGGTCGTCCTCGAACCGGAACTCCTGATCGCCGACGAGCCGCTTTCGATGCTCGACGTCTCCCTGCAGTCGGGGATCATCCGGATGCTCAACCGACTGCAAGAGCGGATCGGGTTCTCGATGCTGTACGTCTCACACAACCTCGCGGTCGTGCGACTCGTCGCCGACCGGATCGCGGTGATGTATCGCGGCAAGATCGTCGAACAGGGCCCCGCCGAGGACGTCATCGCGGATCCACAG is a genomic window of Natrarchaeobaculum aegyptiacum containing:
- a CDS encoding ABC transporter ATP-binding protein → MSLLSITDLHVQYDVPDGVVRAVDGVSFDIEPETIVGVLGESGCGKSTLSKSIVRALPDNGAIRSGEIRFDGRDLSTLNGEAVRQVRWDRIAYVPQSAMGSLDPVCTIEEQLVETITAHRPDTSRRECLDRAGEVLDLVGISPSRLSSYPHELSGGMRQRVLLAMSLLLEPDLIIADEPTTGLDVLIRDKILNDIEMYRDEFGISVLMVSHDIADLVETSDEMIVMYGGKIVEQGPAKTLFDEAVHPYTMGLRGSLPELHDDPEDLIEMKMEPPDLQSPPEGCRFVNKCPFVTEECTVDHPGFVEAKPGVESACYRATEASALREKATTVSWKDD
- a CDS encoding oligopeptide/dipeptide ABC transporter ATP-binding protein, whose translation is MTEKTVLEVEGLKKYYGMGSSFLGKLLGRQEHLRAVDDVDLAVEEGEVLGIIGESGSGKSTLVETILRLEDPTEGSIRFGDDEVTAYSGGDLREMRQRAQIIFQDPYETLNPKQTVFQAISEPLRNFHDLPYEELEEIVAETLHDVGLRPPEQYIHSYPEQLSGGERQRVSIARAVVLEPELLIADEPLSMLDVSLQSGIIRMLNRLQERIGFSMLYVSHNLAVVRLVADRIAVMYRGKIVEQGPAEDVIADPQHPYTRALVSSIPTLSGDRERVLLPPPEDDADVAGCQFAPRCPDATDHCREAVPALEHVDGRDVACYLHHDAEEGKNEANEQIPNAPAVGAE